One window from the genome of Cricetulus griseus strain 17A/GY chromosome 2, alternate assembly CriGri-PICRH-1.0, whole genome shotgun sequence encodes:
- the Lysmd3 gene encoding lysM and putative peptidoglycan-binding domain-containing protein 3, translated as MAGRNQNRTISLPGIQASGQVHTFGNCTDNDVLEEDAEVYELRSRGKEKVRRSTSRDRLDDIIILTKDIQEGDTLNAVALQYCCTVADIKRVNNLISDQDFFALRSIKIPVKKFSSLTETLHPLKGRQGFHPPLVPCAQGQETVAAEDSLCSSESAGSFLKEVDRDIEQIVKCTDTKKENLNEVVSALTAQQIRFEPDSRSTPRKDPYYGADWGIGWWTAVVIMLIVGIITPVFYLLYYEILAKVDVSHHSTVGSSHLHPGLTPPSQNREMENGIAPTKGIHVGQQDDHRLYRQDSQSPAAQHKT; from the exons atggcagggaggaaTCAGAATCGAACTATTTCCCTCCCAGGCATTCAGGCCAGTGGCCAGGTACATACCTTTGGAAATTGTACAGACAATGATGTGTTGGAAGAAGATGCTGAAGTGTATGAACTTCGGTCCAGGGGAAAGGAAAAGGTTCGAAGAAGCACATCAAGAGACAGGCTTGATGACATCATTATATTAACAAAAGATATACAGGAAGGGGACACTCTAAATGCAGTAGCCCTTCAGTACTGTTGTACG gtAGCAGATATCAAAAGAGTTAACAATCTCATCAGTGATCAGGACTTTTTTGCCCTTAGGTCTATCAAAATTCCAGTTAAAAAGTTTAGTTCTTTGACTGAAACTCTTCATCCTCTGAAAGGAAGACAAGGTTTTCATCCTCCACTCGTTCCATGTGCTCAAGGGCAGGAAACGGTGGCTGCCGAGGACTCTCTTTGTTCCAGTGAGTCAGCTGGCAGTTTCCTGAAAGAAGTGGATCGGGACATAGAACAAATAGTAAAGTGCACAGACACCAAGAAGGAGAACCTGAACGAGGTCGTCTCTGCCTTAACGGCACAGCAGATCCGATTTGAACCGGACAGCAGAAGCACTCCCAGAAAGGATCCCTACTATGGAGCAGACTGGGGAATTGGTTGGTGGACAGCTGTAGTGATAATGTTGATAGTGGGTATAATAACACCAGTATTTTATTTGCTGTATTATGAAATTTTAGCTAAAGTAGATGTTAGTCACCATTCAACAGTGGGCTCTTCACATTTGCATCCAGGACTCACACCTCCCTCACAgaacagagaaatggaaaatggaatcGCTCCAACAAAAGGAATACATGTTGGTCAACAAGATGACCACAGACTATATAGGCAAGATTCTCAGTCCCCTGCTGCTCAACACAAAACGTAG